In Aggregatibacter sp. 2125159857, one DNA window encodes the following:
- a CDS encoding SDR family oxidoreductase, with the protein MTTKTIAITGATGHFGTIALNLLKAKHANVIALVRSPEKISGVEARKFDYSKTEGQVEALQGVDTLILVSSNEIGQRFVQHNNVIEAAKKAGVKHIIYISLLGATNDNTVKSLAGEYVETEAALKASGITYTILRNGWYTENYTASIPAALENNAFYGSAKNGKISSVLRAELAEAAVNIALGEGHENQTYELAGSTSWTLADLAAEISKQTGKEIPYVDIPAEDYAAALVQAGLDAGFAGLIAQWDVDASNGALFSEDKTLEKLLGRPTAGLDIAVKQALSH; encoded by the coding sequence ATGACAACGAAAACTATCGCAATTACCGGTGCAACAGGTCACTTCGGCACAATCGCGTTAAATTTATTAAAAGCAAAACACGCAAACGTCATCGCACTTGTGCGTTCTCCGGAAAAAATTTCCGGTGTAGAAGCCCGTAAATTTGATTATTCAAAAACAGAAGGGCAAGTAGAAGCGTTACAAGGCGTGGATACGTTAATTTTGGTGTCAAGTAATGAAATCGGTCAGCGTTTTGTACAACATAACAACGTAATTGAGGCCGCGAAAAAAGCAGGCGTGAAACACATCATTTACATCAGCTTACTCGGCGCCACCAACGACAATACGGTGAAATCCCTTGCCGGTGAATACGTTGAAACCGAAGCCGCCTTAAAAGCCTCCGGTATCACTTACACCATTTTACGCAATGGTTGGTATACAGAGAACTATACTGCGTCCATCCCGGCGGCGTTGGAAAATAATGCTTTCTACGGTTCAGCAAAAAACGGCAAAATTTCCTCTGTACTTCGTGCAGAACTTGCTGAAGCTGCAGTCAATATCGCACTGGGTGAAGGCCATGAAAACCAAACTTACGAGCTTGCCGGATCAACCAGCTGGACATTAGCCGACCTTGCCGCAGAAATCAGCAAACAAACCGGCAAAGAAATCCCTTACGTGGATATTCCGGCAGAAGATTACGCTGCTGCGCTTGTACAAGCCGGTTTAGACGCGGGCTTTGCAGGCTTAATTGCACAATGGGATGTAGATGCGTCAAACGGTGCATTATTCTCAGAAGACAAAACCCTTGAGAAATTGCTTGGTCGCCCAACAGCAGGATTGGATATAGCAGTGAAACAAGCTTTATCCCACTAA
- a CDS encoding helix-turn-helix domain-containing protein — protein sequence MEKFFERGNVLASACPSRQILQHLTSRWGALVLVSLHSGTKRFSELRRAIDGVSERMLTKTLQELEADGMLIRKSYNTVPPQVDYTLTEFGAQASNKMFELVDWLEMNLGNILASQQNTVSQ from the coding sequence ATGGAAAAGTTTTTTGAGCGTGGCAATGTGTTAGCCTCTGCCTGTCCTTCCCGGCAAATTTTGCAGCATTTAACCAGCCGTTGGGGGGCATTGGTGTTAGTGAGTTTGCATTCCGGCACCAAGCGTTTTAGTGAACTTCGCCGTGCGATTGATGGTGTGAGTGAACGTATGTTGACAAAAACCTTGCAGGAGTTGGAAGCGGACGGCATGTTAATTCGCAAATCCTACAACACGGTGCCGCCACAAGTGGATTACACCTTGACGGAATTTGGCGCGCAGGCGTCCAATAAAATGTTTGAGTTGGTGGATTGGTTGGAAATGAATTTAGGGAATATTTTAGCAAGTCAGCAGAATACCGTTTCACAGTAG